The Lacipirellula parvula genome window below encodes:
- a CDS encoding ThiF family adenylyltransferase, with protein sequence MVARSSVSRITLGVDFGYALLRIREADRRALEKFIFQRYPDREWGTFFRFGWRKTSWGLALSYLDGLWPGAGDLDRQTPLTTFKDQYSLRALQSAESAKELGVGVVHSHPEGYGTYPSPLDDDMDEYFAKEFAARTNGAPYLSFILQRSEASGLTFSGRVYYRGTWLPLVDMLTVGSSIERIRSELLPHQDDSANGEESTSRRLEQLIGAPSVTRLRRSVIGVVGCSGTGSPATHVLTRARAGELVLVEPQRVANSNHERFHGLYRKHLESSPLPFKVDVLDELVRAIDPTTAVTGLVGNILHENALDELLRCDIVLGCTDSLHGRVAFSDFSRHYLLPCLDVGVGMDGKSGRITEQLIEFTLYSPDLPCAFCQGRIDAAGLSYELMSDEERATREEQAREAVKRGDDPDQYWRGNQRQLHTVGYLTSTAGSMAAGYAMGMLTGAFEMPHSTMQFDIGQQRFGFVAEPRSQRALCNCSKHVGWGDAARPFRNVGLPRHWEKRAFLKVKRS encoded by the coding sequence ATGGTTGCACGATCTTCAGTAAGTCGAATCACGCTCGGTGTCGACTTCGGCTACGCGCTTCTAAGGATTCGCGAAGCGGATCGGCGCGCCCTTGAGAAATTCATTTTTCAACGCTATCCGGATCGGGAGTGGGGGACCTTCTTCCGGTTTGGGTGGCGCAAGACGAGCTGGGGGCTGGCGCTCAGCTACCTCGATGGTCTTTGGCCGGGGGCGGGCGACCTCGATCGTCAAACGCCGCTTACGACGTTTAAGGATCAGTACAGTCTTCGCGCCCTCCAAAGCGCCGAGAGCGCGAAGGAGTTGGGAGTGGGTGTGGTGCATTCGCACCCGGAGGGATACGGCACGTACCCAAGTCCGCTAGACGACGACATGGACGAATACTTTGCGAAGGAATTCGCCGCGAGAACTAACGGTGCGCCCTATTTGAGCTTCATTCTTCAACGCAGCGAGGCATCGGGGCTCACTTTCTCGGGACGTGTTTACTACCGTGGGACCTGGCTGCCGCTGGTCGACATGCTGACTGTCGGTTCGTCAATCGAGCGGATTCGATCTGAACTTCTGCCACATCAAGACGATTCTGCAAACGGGGAGGAATCAACCTCTCGGCGACTCGAACAACTGATCGGAGCACCCTCTGTTACACGCCTCCGCCGAAGCGTCATCGGCGTGGTGGGTTGCAGTGGAACGGGGTCGCCTGCCACACACGTCCTGACACGCGCGCGCGCGGGTGAGTTGGTGTTAGTTGAACCACAGCGCGTGGCGAATTCGAATCACGAAAGATTTCACGGACTGTACAGGAAACATTTGGAGTCAAGTCCGCTGCCTTTCAAGGTAGACGTTCTTGACGAGTTGGTCAGGGCAATCGATCCAACTACGGCTGTCACAGGTCTAGTTGGGAACATCCTTCACGAAAATGCGTTAGACGAACTTCTTCGGTGTGACATTGTGCTTGGCTGCACCGACTCATTGCACGGCCGAGTCGCGTTCAGCGATTTTTCACGACACTACTTGCTCCCCTGCCTCGACGTGGGGGTAGGGATGGATGGCAAGAGTGGACGGATCACGGAACAGTTGATCGAGTTCACGCTTTACAGCCCCGACCTCCCTTGTGCTTTCTGTCAGGGCCGAATCGATGCGGCCGGTTTGAGCTATGAACTGATGAGCGATGAAGAGCGCGCTACACGCGAGGAACAGGCCCGCGAGGCCGTGAAGAGAGGTGATGACCCTGACCAGTACTGGCGTGGTAATCAACGACAGCTACACACGGTCGGCTATCTAACTTCTACCGCTGGCTCGATGGCAGCTGGATACGCGATGGGAATGTTGACTGGCGCGTTCGAGATGCCTCATTCAACGATGCAGTTTGACATCGGTCAGCAACGTTTTGGATTTGTAGCAGAGCCACGTTCGCAAAGGGCGCTGTGCAACTGCTCGAAACATGTTGGGTGGGGAGACGCAGCCCGCCCATTTCGAAACGTTGGACTACCGAGACATTGGGAGAAGCGAGCTTTCTTGAAGGTGAAAAGGTCGTGA
- a CDS encoding ImmA/IrrE family metallo-endopeptidase yields the protein MAKANDYLLPDAQRALIQKHAKLALERAGAFGVFPTPIDEILDASKLVVSDDDLADEGLIAHFRRKAKAAGQSLRRAINKVMGALDAVAKIIYLDRTLHVAKIAFIKLHEAGHAVLPWQRDIYSHTEDCEVTLAPEIAEEFEREANTFAADVIFQINKFTEEANQYPFGILVPVRLSKRYGASIYMSVRRYVTESHRACMVLVLEPPKIAPGGFSAEMRREVASPSFLQQFGPLSWPASFGPDDEIGRIVPLYGRKMSRPREITLVDRNKVQHKCVAEAFTQTHQVFILIHSVATLKRLTVSMTG from the coding sequence GTGGCAAAAGCCAATGATTATTTGCTTCCCGACGCTCAGCGCGCTCTGATTCAGAAGCATGCGAAGCTGGCCTTGGAAAGAGCCGGAGCATTTGGAGTTTTTCCAACTCCTATCGACGAAATTCTGGACGCGTCAAAACTCGTCGTTTCGGATGATGATTTAGCGGACGAGGGACTGATCGCGCACTTTCGCCGTAAGGCCAAAGCTGCCGGGCAGAGTCTCCGTCGAGCGATAAATAAAGTGATGGGCGCGCTTGATGCGGTAGCGAAGATTATATATCTCGACCGCACCCTTCACGTCGCCAAGATTGCATTCATCAAACTCCATGAAGCGGGACATGCAGTACTGCCATGGCAACGTGACATTTACAGTCACACTGAGGACTGCGAAGTTACCCTTGCCCCAGAAATCGCAGAGGAATTCGAACGCGAAGCAAATACTTTCGCGGCTGATGTGATTTTTCAGATCAATAAGTTTACCGAAGAAGCTAATCAGTACCCGTTCGGCATTCTCGTGCCGGTGCGATTGTCAAAACGCTATGGAGCCTCAATTTACATGTCTGTGCGTCGCTACGTGACTGAAAGTCATAGAGCGTGCATGGTCTTAGTTCTGGAGCCACCGAAAATTGCGCCTGGAGGTTTTTCAGCAGAAATGCGGCGCGAGGTCGCGTCGCCATCCTTCCTTCAGCAATTCGGACCGCTGTCATGGCCAGCGTCTTTCGGTCCAGATGACGAGATCGGGCGAATCGTCCCGCTCTACGGCCGAAAGATGTCACGACCGCGCGAGATCACCCTCGTTGATCGCAATAAGGTTCAACACAAATGCGTCGCCGAAGCCTTCACCCAGACACATCAGGTATTCATCCTAATTCACTCTGTCGCGACTCTAAAACGCCTCACTGTCTCAATGACTGGATAG
- a CDS encoding tyrosine-type recombinase/integrase — MAKRDAPAIISKPNDLARGGFDRLPPIVSNSGAAASVKFIEFFAVTIRNRNTRAAYVQAVLQFLSWCEARNIRSLRDVQPVTIALYIEKHELSVPTIKQHLAAIRKLFDWLVTGQIIPYSPATSVRGPRHVVTRGKTPILSVDQARSLLDSIDTSTIVGLRDRALIGIMVYSFARVTAVIKMRRRDYFQDRKRWKFRLHEKGGKRHDVPAHHNAEEYLDAYLDAATFEKDAKALLFRTIDRKGMMTNRGMSRTDVLKMVKRRAKKAGLPFSTCCHTFRGTGITAYLENGGTIENAQAIAAHASPKTTKLYDRTSDEITLDEIERIVI; from the coding sequence ATGGCAAAGAGAGACGCCCCCGCAATAATTTCTAAGCCGAACGATTTGGCACGTGGTGGCTTTGATCGACTGCCGCCCATTGTTTCGAACTCCGGTGCTGCCGCATCGGTAAAGTTCATTGAGTTTTTCGCAGTTACGATTCGTAATCGAAATACTCGGGCTGCGTACGTTCAAGCAGTGCTTCAATTTCTGTCTTGGTGCGAAGCACGGAATATACGGTCGCTCCGAGACGTGCAACCTGTAACCATTGCACTCTACATTGAGAAGCACGAACTTTCGGTTCCCACAATCAAGCAGCATTTGGCCGCAATCCGGAAGCTATTCGACTGGCTCGTCACCGGCCAAATCATTCCCTATAGTCCTGCGACTTCGGTTCGCGGACCGCGACACGTGGTGACACGCGGCAAGACGCCGATTCTGTCCGTGGATCAGGCGCGCTCATTGTTGGATTCAATCGACACTTCAACGATAGTTGGTCTTCGCGACCGCGCGTTGATTGGGATCATGGTGTATAGCTTTGCTCGGGTCACCGCCGTAATCAAAATGCGAAGACGCGATTACTTTCAAGATCGCAAACGCTGGAAGTTTCGCCTTCACGAGAAAGGCGGAAAGCGTCACGACGTCCCCGCTCATCACAACGCTGAGGAATATCTGGACGCCTATCTCGATGCCGCTACTTTTGAGAAGGACGCGAAGGCCCTGCTCTTCCGAACGATTGACCGCAAAGGGATGATGACTAATCGGGGAATGTCTCGAACTGACGTTTTAAAAATGGTTAAGCGTCGCGCAAAGAAAGCTGGACTTCCTTTCTCGACCTGTTGCCACACCTTTCGAGGAACTGGCATCACAGCCTACCTGGAAAATGGCGGCACGATCGAGAACGCTCAGGCAATCGCCGCACACGCCAGTCCAAAGACTACGAAGCTCTACGACCGAACGAGCGACGAAATCACTTTGGATGAGATTGAGCGGATCGTAATCTGA
- a CDS encoding E2/UBC family protein: protein MKKEAVLNAVGPVKGGSHNRATGKWAASIDDVTVPMPQRRVPVALAKELASVPSDYVLVRDHNSPNDVVFDDGDMIDLAEGNVFYRLKRCEVTGRGACQEIAKRAWFLNDVSEITIRPELSGETLRSLFSLSTHSDVLRDVDGTHDVPIAIDATALFEDGPVFISREVHAELKITVSSRIFSEAQGVKSRMTGLEIAALVYPDKPGDTRVWFVSDGNREVALDETVCIKGCEVFDVVRKEVTGGFERSRIDREIDLLASSGQRVTVLTGPDVVIFHDLRTHPGRNFGTTDVLVPVPGGYPAQMLDLAYLRTDSPLIGKVKGQPQEVLTTALGCTWRQISYHPHNGGGGPAWDPTVHGFHTYVVEVMSWLHDLQ, encoded by the coding sequence ATGAAGAAAGAAGCTGTATTGAACGCTGTAGGGCCTGTTAAAGGCGGCTCGCATAACCGGGCAACCGGAAAGTGGGCCGCCTCGATTGATGATGTCACCGTGCCCATGCCGCAGCGGCGAGTGCCGGTCGCTCTTGCCAAGGAACTTGCCAGCGTGCCGTCCGATTACGTGCTCGTTCGCGACCACAACTCGCCCAATGACGTGGTCTTTGATGACGGAGACATGATCGACTTGGCCGAAGGAAACGTTTTCTACCGGTTGAAGCGATGCGAAGTGACCGGGCGTGGCGCGTGCCAGGAGATCGCCAAGCGCGCATGGTTCCTTAACGACGTTTCTGAGATTACGATCCGCCCGGAGCTAAGCGGTGAAACGTTGCGCTCGCTGTTTAGCCTCTCGACACATTCGGACGTGTTGCGAGATGTGGACGGAACACATGACGTGCCGATAGCGATCGATGCGACCGCCCTCTTCGAAGATGGGCCGGTTTTCATTTCTCGTGAAGTTCACGCAGAGCTGAAGATCACGGTAAGCTCCCGGATCTTCAGTGAGGCTCAGGGCGTGAAGAGCCGGATGACTGGACTTGAGATCGCTGCTCTCGTCTACCCGGACAAGCCGGGCGACACGCGTGTCTGGTTCGTCTCTGACGGAAATCGAGAAGTTGCGCTGGACGAAACGGTTTGCATCAAAGGCTGCGAAGTCTTTGACGTAGTTCGGAAAGAAGTGACTGGTGGTTTCGAGAGGTCGCGCATTGACCGTGAAATCGACCTGCTGGCTTCGTCGGGACAGCGCGTCACCGTGCTGACCGGGCCCGATGTCGTCATCTTCCACGACTTGCGCACTCATCCGGGACGAAACTTCGGCACAACCGACGTGCTCGTGCCAGTGCCGGGAGGTTATCCGGCGCAGATGCTCGATCTTGCCTATCTGCGGACTGATTCGCCGTTAATCGGCAAGGTAAAGGGTCAGCCGCAGGAGGTTCTCACCACAGCGCTGGGATGCACTTGGCGACAGATCAGTTATCACCCACATAACGGGGGTGGTGGCCCCGCGTGGGACCCGACCGTGCACGGATTTCATACTTACGTTGTGGAGGTGATGTCATGGTTGCACGATCTTCAGTAA
- a CDS encoding S8 family peptidase, producing MADGQRRLILGSGEKYVEGVEKAFRGRSPEPPRTYDEARTLLKSGVATTLDLFNSLPVEKRLEEEAVFCLRLHPDAIAKSYEPTAIFSEVPELRNVGSRSYRSKIEDVAPTKRVTKKIQEEEKEITGRLVFVQGPEEGFKRLVRHLDRTENQLTKQFRDAVRRVEKFDLLDPAEQIHGFSKEWREGRIELTLHPSRVDSGRQKEFLFQLFEEAGVDPERSTIRPYPNGPTFVSCRATRQMLNALAGTNPLRAAHPLSFGGLPNLRNAPSSVAPLPPTSTTRSTIKVGMFDGGLDPTVPLLLGHVEEDLSLGIATPPDVDCVAHGTAVAGAILHGPLNGMTGRTPTPPVYVVSIRALPTSDRLDEDLFESIDVIERAVPARPDIKVFNLSFGPRGPVEDDPISRFTYVLDDLAHRHKVAFVIAVGNDGTVSGYDRIQAPSDVVHGIGVGAYTLSGTDRVHAPYSCKGPGRECGKVKPDVAAFGGCDNSPMHLVSTTAGQKLLQWGTSFASPNAARLCGQATASFERSSALLGRALLAHTARHPSKTPDHLLGHGCIADGIDDLLFCTDKSVTVVFQGVILPTKVVRLPIPWPDRVAIPGKLQVTWTVASLAPVDPMHPSDYTSCCLEETFYPHSQRFNFSPPKGLSARPKKLHLINDKAEVKELLKERWTQSTFPLTESGNEYKDELAKRALDCKWEPLVRRTKSKMASSIFEPFMTLHAIGRNGASARFDYAVVLTITAEKFKGDLYAEIRHKYPALAPIRVRTEAEIRVQI from the coding sequence ATGGCTGACGGGCAGCGACGACTCATTCTTGGAAGCGGCGAAAAGTACGTCGAGGGCGTTGAAAAAGCGTTCCGCGGCCGATCTCCAGAGCCCCCGAGAACCTACGACGAGGCGCGCACGCTACTCAAATCGGGCGTTGCTACGACGCTCGATCTATTTAACTCGTTGCCGGTCGAGAAAAGGTTGGAGGAAGAAGCGGTCTTCTGTCTAAGACTTCATCCCGACGCGATCGCAAAATCTTACGAGCCCACAGCGATCTTTTCAGAAGTCCCTGAACTGCGTAACGTCGGATCGCGCAGTTACCGCTCGAAGATTGAAGACGTTGCTCCAACTAAGCGTGTGACGAAGAAAATCCAGGAGGAGGAGAAAGAAATAACGGGACGGCTTGTTTTCGTGCAAGGTCCCGAGGAGGGTTTCAAGCGCCTCGTGCGACACCTAGATCGCACTGAGAACCAGCTTACGAAACAATTTCGCGACGCAGTGCGCCGGGTCGAGAAGTTCGATCTGCTTGATCCCGCAGAACAGATTCATGGATTCAGCAAGGAGTGGCGTGAGGGTCGGATTGAACTCACCCTTCATCCCAGTCGAGTAGATTCGGGGCGGCAGAAAGAGTTCCTCTTTCAACTGTTCGAAGAGGCGGGGGTAGACCCGGAGCGCAGCACGATACGACCTTACCCAAACGGTCCAACGTTTGTTTCGTGCCGGGCCACTCGACAAATGCTAAATGCATTAGCTGGGACGAACCCTCTTAGAGCCGCTCATCCGCTCAGCTTTGGCGGCTTGCCGAATCTTCGCAACGCTCCATCATCTGTCGCGCCACTGCCGCCTACGTCGACGACTCGATCGACGATTAAGGTTGGCATGTTCGATGGAGGCCTCGATCCAACGGTCCCGTTGCTCCTGGGGCATGTCGAGGAGGACCTGTCGCTGGGGATCGCGACGCCACCGGATGTTGATTGCGTCGCTCACGGCACTGCCGTTGCGGGTGCGATACTTCATGGGCCTCTGAACGGCATGACGGGACGCACGCCTACGCCCCCAGTCTACGTCGTGAGCATTAGAGCATTACCGACTTCCGACCGCCTTGATGAGGACTTATTCGAATCGATCGACGTAATCGAGCGAGCGGTTCCCGCGAGGCCCGATATCAAGGTTTTCAATCTGAGTTTCGGCCCACGCGGACCGGTCGAAGATGATCCGATCTCACGGTTCACATATGTCCTGGATGATCTCGCGCATCGGCACAAGGTTGCCTTCGTCATTGCTGTGGGCAACGACGGAACTGTCTCAGGCTACGACCGAATTCAAGCTCCTTCGGATGTCGTCCACGGAATCGGAGTGGGGGCGTACACGCTGTCCGGAACGGATAGAGTTCATGCTCCGTATTCCTGTAAAGGTCCCGGTCGGGAATGCGGCAAGGTAAAGCCTGATGTCGCGGCGTTTGGAGGTTGTGACAATTCGCCAATGCATCTCGTTTCGACTACCGCTGGGCAAAAGCTGCTTCAGTGGGGAACGAGCTTCGCGTCACCGAACGCGGCGCGCCTGTGCGGACAGGCCACCGCAAGTTTTGAGCGAAGTTCGGCACTACTTGGTCGAGCGTTACTGGCTCATACTGCGCGCCATCCGAGCAAGACTCCCGATCACTTACTTGGGCATGGTTGCATCGCTGACGGAATCGATGACTTATTGTTCTGCACGGACAAGAGCGTGACGGTTGTATTTCAGGGCGTCATTCTGCCGACCAAGGTTGTTCGTCTCCCCATACCGTGGCCCGACCGAGTTGCCATTCCAGGAAAACTGCAAGTAACGTGGACTGTCGCTTCACTTGCTCCCGTGGATCCGATGCATCCGAGTGACTACACGTCATGCTGTTTGGAAGAAACGTTTTACCCGCATAGTCAGCGATTCAATTTCTCGCCACCGAAAGGCCTGAGTGCCAGACCGAAGAAGCTCCATCTGATAAATGACAAAGCGGAAGTCAAGGAACTCTTGAAAGAGCGCTGGACGCAATCGACATTCCCCCTGACTGAATCTGGGAATGAGTATAAGGACGAACTCGCCAAGCGAGCTCTCGATTGCAAGTGGGAGCCTTTGGTGCGTCGAACGAAATCGAAAATGGCATCGAGTATTTTTGAGCCATTCATGACGCTGCATGCGATCGGTCGTAATGGTGCATCAGCGCGGTTTGATTATGCTGTCGTCCTCACGATCACGGCAGAAAAATTCAAAGGCGACCTGTACGCTGAGATTAGGCACAAGTACCCAGCACTCGCACCAATTCGTGTTAGAACTGAAGCCGAGATCAGAGTTCAGATCTAG
- a CDS encoding helix-turn-helix domain-containing protein: MAKKPEPKTNPEKPVEATSPQTLGDYLASIRAIRKLKLRDVEEATNKEVSNGYLSQLETNKITKPSPHVLHALAKAYVIPYETLMQKAGYLPASTSPAPQVLRSASTPQHGRVPTFANEPLTQEEEESLLEYLAFLRSRRGKSGKSQ, encoded by the coding sequence ATGGCCAAGAAACCAGAGCCCAAGACCAACCCTGAGAAACCCGTCGAAGCAACCAGCCCCCAAACGTTAGGCGACTATCTCGCCAGCATTCGCGCGATTCGGAAACTGAAACTCCGTGATGTCGAGGAAGCGACAAATAAAGAGGTATCCAACGGATACTTGTCGCAACTCGAAACCAACAAAATCACCAAGCCGTCGCCGCACGTGCTGCACGCGTTGGCAAAGGCCTATGTGATTCCTTACGAAACACTGATGCAGAAGGCGGGCTACCTTCCCGCTTCCACATCTCCCGCGCCACAGGTGTTGCGATCGGCCTCAACCCCGCAGCACGGCCGCGTCCCAACATTCGCAAATGAGCCCCTGACGCAGGAAGAAGAGGAAAGTCTGCTTGAGTATTTAGCGTTTCTTCGATCTAGGAGGGGTAAGAGTGGCAAAAGCCAATGA
- a CDS encoding AAA family ATPase — protein sequence MFDFGDTFRCHRTAAQQSLENGLKSAFDFRKGYRVARTELWQQWIGKIAEAGLAGDTQRLELILLKVIRALKRENPELGSELGAILSQYSSNPSGLRWKESGPPPTDAEEGLPLVRLDSTEDSAPPILPEALNRQVEQFLMERNDQERLLVEGFSPPRSVLLVGEPGTGKTMLASWLAFKLKLPLVSLDLATSISSFLGKTGFNIRRVLDYARSRKCVLLLDEFDAIAKRRDDSTEMGELKRIVNVLLKELEDWPLQSVLIAATNHPGLLDPAIRRRFDIVLALPLPGKDERRAILERAAGRFSSELSDKLISAFANAMEGSTAADVQGLMQAAVRHHLSWQVPLQKSVMHEFQTRMENTLDSKSLGPLLRKIQSGDDRPFTVRELAEIFGKSPSTIQHHLGKEVIDG from the coding sequence ATGTTCGATTTTGGCGATACTTTTCGATGTCATCGAACAGCCGCTCAGCAATCGCTGGAAAACGGCCTGAAATCAGCGTTCGACTTTCGAAAAGGATATCGCGTGGCTCGAACAGAACTGTGGCAGCAGTGGATTGGAAAAATTGCGGAAGCTGGGTTAGCTGGCGACACTCAGCGTCTGGAATTGATTCTGCTGAAAGTGATTCGAGCACTCAAACGCGAGAACCCTGAACTTGGAAGTGAACTTGGTGCAATTCTCTCCCAGTACTCAAGCAACCCTTCCGGGCTTCGCTGGAAAGAATCTGGACCTCCGCCGACTGACGCGGAAGAAGGTCTGCCACTCGTACGCCTCGATTCAACCGAGGATTCCGCTCCGCCTATTTTGCCTGAAGCCCTCAATCGTCAGGTGGAGCAGTTCTTGATGGAGCGGAACGATCAGGAGCGACTGCTCGTCGAGGGGTTCTCACCCCCAAGATCAGTCCTTCTTGTGGGGGAGCCGGGTACTGGCAAGACGATGCTCGCCTCATGGCTCGCCTTCAAGTTGAAGCTGCCATTGGTTTCCCTTGATCTCGCAACATCCATTTCAAGTTTTCTCGGTAAGACCGGCTTCAATATTCGCCGTGTTTTGGATTACGCTCGCTCGCGTAAATGCGTTTTGCTACTTGATGAATTTGACGCAATTGCAAAGCGGCGAGACGATTCGACGGAGATGGGAGAGCTAAAGCGTATCGTGAATGTATTGCTTAAGGAGCTGGAAGACTGGCCCTTGCAGTCTGTATTGATTGCGGCAACTAATCATCCGGGCCTTCTAGATCCTGCGATACGGCGCCGATTCGATATAGTTCTCGCCTTACCTCTGCCCGGAAAAGACGAACGTCGTGCGATTTTAGAACGCGCAGCGGGTCGCTTTTCATCGGAGCTTTCGGATAAGCTTATCAGTGCCTTTGCAAATGCAATGGAGGGATCCACTGCGGCGGACGTTCAAGGGCTGATGCAAGCAGCGGTTCGTCATCACTTATCTTGGCAGGTTCCGCTACAGAAGAGCGTCATGCACGAGTTCCAGACGAGGATGGAAAACACACTGGATAGTAAATCGCTCGGACCGCTTTTGAGAAAAATTCAAAGCGGCGACGACCGCCCCTTTACTGTGCGTGAACTTGCAGAGATTTTTGGTAAGAGTCCGTCAACGATCCAGCACCACTTAGGTAAGGAAGTTATCGATGGCTGA
- a CDS encoding DnaJ domain-containing protein, which translates to MSYYDDLGVSSVASSDDIDKAYRALAQKLHPDRNPANKSQAELQFKRVQEAYEVLSDPHKRQAYDSIFASRKSTPEPPPAAPKNPIARPTSPKSTPPPAPPRAALQEKSKSLWSKPVVGVGIAATLLLVAAAATVASRPPTEVTPETVSQDEIEERAEHLKNQQKLAEIEEEERKRVIQIALATAKLKKVRTEGDRALALVNELNSELAAWDKEVVPLMNNDRGKYIAASEEGTRTFAARFEVKRPTSSDAAAAADRINLLLTPVSAELAKTSPTWEPDATLTEAILEEMNATEAMLRQAREPRQQIIALIEVGKRSGKPSDISLEDAIAQLKAKEQASLAAIESANQKKIAEKKAEQMAAAGVEAVNDIEKDTAASREAAQAEAENKKLLVKAGSGKTKALLSFFLMKGHLQADLTETAEKRPFSLARLEGRGCLDKTPEGQTRLLHCLCTSYEKERPTWKTTPYLSDLTDTQRQKLERMQDALIELGPALVELQLLDP; encoded by the coding sequence GTGTCTTACTACGACGATCTGGGTGTCTCGTCAGTCGCTTCAAGCGACGATATTGATAAGGCTTACCGAGCACTCGCACAGAAGCTCCATCCAGATCGCAACCCTGCAAATAAGAGTCAGGCGGAACTTCAGTTCAAACGAGTGCAGGAGGCGTACGAAGTCCTGTCAGATCCACACAAGCGACAGGCGTACGACTCAATTTTTGCATCACGGAAGTCAACTCCTGAGCCTCCGCCAGCAGCTCCCAAGAATCCGATCGCTCGACCGACTTCGCCAAAGTCGACGCCTCCACCGGCGCCGCCACGCGCCGCACTCCAGGAGAAATCAAAATCCCTCTGGAGTAAGCCTGTCGTCGGCGTCGGAATTGCTGCGACGCTATTACTAGTTGCCGCCGCTGCAACTGTTGCCAGTAGGCCGCCAACTGAAGTTACGCCGGAGACAGTATCGCAAGACGAGATCGAAGAGCGTGCAGAACACCTGAAGAATCAGCAGAAGCTTGCTGAGATTGAAGAGGAAGAAAGGAAGCGGGTTATCCAGATCGCCCTCGCTACTGCCAAGCTCAAGAAAGTAAGAACCGAAGGCGACCGGGCATTAGCACTCGTAAACGAGCTGAATTCAGAACTCGCAGCTTGGGACAAAGAGGTGGTGCCGCTAATGAATAACGATCGCGGAAAGTACATAGCGGCCAGTGAAGAGGGGACTCGCACATTCGCAGCCAGGTTTGAAGTCAAGCGTCCCACAAGTTCGGACGCGGCAGCAGCCGCAGATCGCATCAACCTCCTTCTTACACCAGTCTCAGCGGAACTCGCGAAGACTTCTCCTACGTGGGAACCTGATGCAACGCTCACAGAAGCAATTCTAGAAGAAATGAACGCAACCGAAGCCATGCTTCGGCAGGCGAGGGAGCCAAGGCAACAGATCATTGCGCTAATTGAGGTAGGCAAGCGAAGTGGCAAGCCAAGTGATATCAGTCTAGAAGATGCGATCGCTCAACTAAAAGCAAAAGAGCAGGCTTCGCTCGCTGCGATCGAAAGTGCAAATCAAAAGAAGATCGCCGAGAAAAAAGCTGAACAGATGGCAGCGGCGGGAGTAGAGGCCGTTAACGACATCGAGAAAGATACCGCTGCATCAAGAGAAGCGGCTCAAGCTGAAGCCGAGAATAAAAAGCTCCTCGTGAAAGCGGGTAGCGGGAAAACCAAAGCTCTCCTTAGCTTCTTCCTTATGAAGGGGCACCTTCAAGCAGATCTTACCGAGACTGCTGAGAAGAGACCGTTCTCGCTCGCGAGACTTGAAGGACGAGGCTGCCTCGACAAGACTCCTGAAGGACAAACCCGGCTGCTTCATTGCCTATGCACAAGTTACGAAAAAGAACGCCCGACTTGGAAAACAACTCCGTACTTGAGCGACCTGACAGATACTCAACGGCAAAAGCTTGAGCGGATGCAGGACGCTTTGATTGAGCTCGGTCCAGCGCTCGTTGAACTTCAACTGCTCGATCCTTGA